Proteins encoded in a region of the Paracoccus alcaliphilus genome:
- a CDS encoding phosphopantetheine-binding protein: MTLTLDKMRADIAAIIDLDPSEVGDDDILPDLGLDSLRMMRLVLAWEEAGLKADFGLFAEYSTLGEWWREVVRPAQAD, translated from the coding sequence ATGACGCTGACGCTGGACAAGATGCGCGCCGATATCGCCGCCATCATCGACCTTGACCCGTCCGAGGTGGGCGATGACGATATCCTGCCCGATCTGGGGCTGGATTCGCTGCGTATGATGCGTCTGGTTCTGGCCTGGGAAGAGGCTGGGCTGAAGGCCGATTTCGGGCTGTTCGCCGAATACTCCACCCTTGGCGAATGGTGGCGCGAGGTCGTCCGGCCCGCTCAGGCCGACTGA